The following proteins are encoded in a genomic region of Neospora caninum Liverpool complete genome, chromosome XI:
- a CDS encoding putative small heat shock protein 21 — MASTKSSSSKAPGTDSETPSAHRHASHAVGGYNWDEFRHFLDSQGTLWHSAVLGAPASVAPNTIFELAPTTAEAGKAIAFRPRLDAYYDAASHKIVMLFDLPGFEKKDISVEVDDHAIIISGTRDRLKDKDLFGEKSRELIKERAFGHFCRKFQLPTNAVEESVSATMTGGVLEVTVETREQETSQTKKKIEIS, encoded by the exons ATGGCATCCACAAAGTCGAGTTCTTCCAAAGCGCCAGGCACCGATTCTGAGACACCGAGCGCTCATAGACATGCAAGCCACGCCGTGGGTGGT TATAACTGGGACGAGTTTCGTCATTTTCTCGACAGTCAG GGAACGCTGTGGCACTCCGCTGTCCTTGGCGCGCCTGCGAGTGTCGCGCCAAACACGATCTTTGAGCTTGCACCGACAACAGCAGAAGCTGGCAAGGCAATCGCTTTTCGACCCCGTCTTGACGCTTACTATGACGCTGCCTCACATAAGATCGTCATGCTTTTCGACCTTCCCGGGTTTGAAAAGAAAGATATTTCCGTCGAGGTCGACGACCATGCCATCATCATTTCGG GAACTCGGGATCGACTGAAAGACAAGGACTTGTTCGGGGAGAAGAGCCGTGAACTCATCAAGGAGCGCGCCTTCGGTCACTTTTGCCGAAAGTTCCAGCTGCCGACAAATGCAGTTGAAGAGTCGGTCTCGGCAACCATGACCGGAGGCGTTCTGGAGGTAACCGTGGAAACCCGTGAACAAGAGACTTCCCAAACCAAAAAGAAGATTGAAATCTCGTAA